From one Lycium barbarum isolate Lr01 chromosome 6, ASM1917538v2, whole genome shotgun sequence genomic stretch:
- the LOC132598839 gene encoding (-)-camphene/tricyclene synthase, chloroplastic-like produces the protein MLAMATSTRPLPTPFSSFNSSKTKSIACLSTNGMKTGPVPLTHSPNMSTNLSSSDGINPIRRSGNYEPTMWNFQFIQFTHNRYAGEEYMKRFDELKAEMKRNLMMMVEESEELEKLELVDNLQRLGVSYHFNHEIMQILRSIHQNATPEDSLYSTALKFRLLRQHGFDISQDILNNFKDEQGNFNQSLCKDTKGLLQLYEASFLSTETESTNLDAANTFAQSHLENYLHNHLSGEQDGPTVALVRHALELPLHCMMLRVETRWYINIYERMPNANPLLLELAKLDYNIVQATHQEDIRNLSRWWKSSCLAEKLPFTRDRIVEAFLWIAGMMVEPQKNQNCRIMLTKVTAMATVIDDIYDVYGTLDELELFTDAVERMDVKAMDQLPDYMKICYLSLFNTITEIAYEVLKEHGVNVTPYLIKSWADLCKAYLQEARWYYNGYTPSLEEYMDNARISVGSPVMVAGAFFFATDPITKEALDWLSKYPDIIRWSATIIRLADDLVTSSDEMERGDVPKSIQCYMNEKGASEEEARKHINSLIKETWKLINTTQKENSLFYGKFIECGVNIARTGQTIYQHGDGHGIQNYEIQNRISKLFFEPIAISIP, from the exons ATGCTAGCCATGGCTACCTCTACAAGACCTCTACCTACCCCTTTTTCCTCTTTCAACTCATCAAAGACAAAATCAATAGCCTGTCTCTCTACTAATGGCATGAAAACTGGACCAGTACCACTTACTCACTCTCCTAATATGTCCACTAATCTTTCATCTTCTGATGGAATTAACCCCATTAGGCGTTCAGGGAATTACGAGCCTACCATGTGGAATTTTCAATTTATTCAGTTCACACACAATCGTTATGCG GGAGAGGAGTATATGAAGCGCTTTGACGAACTGAAGGCAGAAATGAAGAGGAATTTGATGATGATGGTTGAGGAATCAGAAGAATTAGAAAAGTTGGAGTTGGTTGATAATTTACAAAGGCTTGGAGTGTCTTACCACTTCAACCATGAAATTATGCAAATCTTGAGGAGCATTCACCAAAATGCAACCCCAGAAGATTCATTATATTCTACAGCCTTGAAGTTTAGGCTCTTGCGACAACATGGTTTTGATATCTCTCAAG ATATATTGAACAATTTCAAGGATGAGCAGGGCAACTTCAATCAAAGTCTTTGTAAAGATACAAAAGGGTTGTTACAATTATATGAAGCTTCATTTCTCTCTACGGAAACTGAAAGCACCAATTTGGATGCTGCTAATACATTCGCACAGTCACATCTAGAGAATTATTTGCACAATCATTTATCTGGTGAGCAAGACGGTCCGACAGTCGCACTAGTGCGCCATGCCCTGGAACTTCCTTTGCATTGCATGATGTTGAGAGTAGAGACAAGGTGGTACATTAACATTTATGAGAGAATGCCAAATGCTAATCCTCTTTTGCTCGAGCTTGCTAAGTTGGATTACAACATTGTGCAAGCAACTCATCAAGAAGATATTAGAAATCTATCAAG GTGGTGGAAGAGCTCATGCCTTGCAGAAAAATTGCCATTTACAAGGGACAGAATTGTTGAAGCTTTCCTATGGATAGCTGGGATGATGGTTGAGCCTCAGAAGAACCAAAACTGCCGAATAATGTTGACAAAGGTCACTGCTATGGCTACAGTCATAGATGACATTTATGATGTTTATGGCACTCTTGATGAATTGGAACTCTTCACCGATGCTGTTGAAAG AATGGATGTTAAAGCAATGGATCAGCTTCCAGATTATATGAAAATATGTTATCTTTCACTCTTCAACACTATCACTGAAATTGCCTACGAAGTTCTCAAGGAGCATGGGGTCAACGTCACACCTTACCTTATAAAATCA TGGGCAGATTTGTGCAAAGCTTACTTACAAGAAGCAAGATGGTACTACAACGGATATACTCCGAGTCTGGAAGAATACATGGATAACGCAAGGATTTCAGTTGGAAGTCCTGTGATGGTAGCGGGTGCATTCTTCTTTGCCACAGATCCAATTACGAAAGAGGCATTGGACTGGTTAAGCAAGTACCCTGACATAATTCGTTGGTCTGCTACAATTATTCGTCTTGCCGATGACTTAGTAACATCATCT GATGAAATGGAAAGAGGTGATGTTCCCAAGTCAATTCAATGTTACATGAATGAGAAGGGTGCTTCTGAAGAAGAAGCAAGAAAACACATCAATTCTTTGATAAAGGAGACATGGAAACTGATCAACACAACTCAAAAGGAAAATTCGTTATTTTATGGAAAATTCATTGAATGTGGAGTAAATATTGCAAGAACGGGACAAACCATTTACCAGCATGGAGATGGGCATGGAATTCAAAATTATGAGATTCAAAATCGTATATCCAAATTATTCTTTGAGCCCATAGCAATTTCAATCCCATAA